The following are from one region of the Thiocapsa rosea genome:
- a CDS encoding AAA family ATPase has product MKIESIRLKNFKSFQDAEFLDIPRFCVLVGANGTGKSTLFSVFGFLKAALSSNVHTALVKLGGSRGLSEVRSRGKDGNIEIELKFRERDDSPLVTYALTIGERNGAPVVEREVLKYRRGSSGQPWHFLDFSCGYGYAVTNELDAVTVVTQLDRQEQRLKSPDILAIKGLAQFERFPAVVALGNLIENWHISDFHINRARPEQEAGFADHLSTEGENLSLVTEYLYARHRKVFETILSKLAQRVPGISSVEPKTTEEGRVLLRFQDGAFEDPFLARYVSDGTIKMFAYLVLLYDPQPHPLLCIEEPENQLYPKLLWELAEEFRDYANRGGQVFVSTHSPDFLNAVQIDEVFWLVKDGGYTKVKRAKDDPQLVAFMQEGDQMGYLWKEGFFEGVDPL; this is encoded by the coding sequence ATGAAGATCGAATCGATCCGACTCAAGAATTTCAAGAGCTTCCAAGACGCCGAGTTCCTGGATATTCCGCGTTTCTGCGTACTCGTGGGCGCTAACGGCACAGGCAAATCGACGCTGTTCAGCGTGTTCGGGTTCCTAAAGGCAGCACTTTCAAGCAATGTCCACACGGCCTTGGTGAAGCTCGGTGGAAGCCGAGGTTTGAGCGAGGTCCGCAGTCGGGGCAAAGACGGCAACATCGAGATCGAACTGAAGTTCCGCGAACGAGACGACAGCCCGCTGGTAACCTACGCCCTGACGATAGGCGAGCGTAATGGCGCTCCAGTGGTTGAGCGTGAGGTTCTAAAATATCGTCGAGGTAGCAGCGGACAGCCTTGGCACTTCCTCGATTTCTCCTGCGGTTACGGCTACGCGGTCACCAACGAGCTGGATGCCGTCACGGTTGTCACTCAACTCGACCGCCAAGAGCAACGGCTGAAATCTCCGGACATCCTCGCTATCAAGGGGCTCGCCCAGTTTGAGCGCTTTCCTGCGGTGGTAGCACTCGGGAATTTGATCGAAAACTGGCATATCTCGGACTTCCACATCAATCGTGCCCGGCCTGAGCAAGAGGCCGGCTTTGCCGATCACCTCTCCACGGAGGGCGAGAATCTGTCCCTGGTAACAGAGTATCTCTATGCAAGGCACCGGAAGGTATTCGAAACAATCCTCAGTAAGCTGGCCCAGCGCGTTCCTGGCATCAGCAGCGTTGAGCCCAAGACCACCGAGGAGGGTCGCGTCCTGCTGCGGTTCCAGGACGGCGCCTTCGAGGACCCGTTTCTCGCGCGCTACGTCTCCGACGGCACCATTAAGATGTTCGCATACCTGGTGCTGCTCTACGACCCGCAGCCCCATCCGCTCCTGTGCATCGAGGAACCGGAGAATCAGCTCTATCCGAAGCTACTTTGGGAATTGGCCGAGGAGTTCCGGGATTACGCGAACCGCGGCGGACAGGTGTTCGTATCGACCCATTCGCCGGACTTTCTCAACGCCGTCCAGATCGACGAGGTTTTCTGGCTAGTCAAAGACGGCGGGTATACCAAGGTAAAACGCGCCAAGGACGACCCGCAACTTGTCGCCTTCATGCAGGAAGGCGATCAGATGGGTTATCTGTGGAAGGAAGGATTCTTCGAGGGGGTCGATCCGTTGTGA
- a CDS encoding general secretion pathway protein GspB — translation MSYILEALKKSQQERELGRVPTLDTSGMFTEDKEPVPTSHWGLLAVGLAAVAVVIALYAVLRTPPPVPLPLQAGAEPEAAAAPMSTSTPALSAADSGQAPADAQPMIAPDGADLPASSPGSSQAQTSPHRSGVADASAREPRVPGPDPGLFPGEAPLFPAEPDLWLEQELQRQLDAEQAAYAEPPAPRRRPQRAAVPPDLVEDIESFKQQVRREQGIPPPLEQRQPADIRGDPTKLRLTPLQQAQLPAYFMTVHVYDEDVAKRFVHINALRYVEGEETRDGIRIERIIPEGAVLSYLGNPFFVRR, via the coding sequence ATGAGCTATATCCTGGAGGCGTTGAAGAAGTCTCAGCAGGAGCGCGAACTCGGGCGTGTGCCGACGCTGGACACCAGCGGCATGTTCACCGAGGACAAGGAGCCGGTGCCGACCAGTCATTGGGGCTTGCTCGCGGTCGGCTTGGCGGCGGTGGCGGTGGTCATCGCGCTCTATGCGGTGCTGCGAACGCCCCCGCCGGTGCCCTTGCCCCTGCAGGCCGGCGCCGAGCCGGAAGCGGCCGCTGCGCCGATGTCGACATCCACACCGGCACTCTCGGCGGCAGACTCCGGGCAAGCCCCTGCGGATGCGCAACCGATGATCGCCCCGGATGGCGCCGATTTGCCCGCTTCCTCGCCCGGGTCCTCGCAGGCTCAGACATCGCCGCATCGCTCGGGGGTGGCGGACGCGTCAGCGCGTGAGCCGCGCGTCCCCGGTCCTGATCCGGGGCTGTTTCCGGGCGAAGCTCCGTTGTTCCCGGCAGAGCCGGATCTTTGGCTGGAACAGGAGCTTCAGCGTCAGTTGGATGCCGAGCAGGCGGCCTATGCGGAGCCGCCCGCGCCTAGACGCCGGCCGCAGCGTGCGGCCGTGCCGCCCGACCTGGTCGAAGACATCGAAAGCTTCAAGCAGCAGGTGCGTCGCGAGCAAGGGATTCCGCCCCCTTTGGAGCAACGCCAGCCGGCGGACATCCGCGGGGACCCCACCAAGCTGCGCCTTACGCCATTGCAGCAGGCGCAGCTGCCCGCTTATTTCATGACCGTGCATGTCTACGACGAGGATGTCGCCAAGCGCTTTGTGCACATCAATGCACTGCGCTATGTCGAAGGCGAGGAGACCCGCGACGGCATTCGCATCGAGCGCATCATCCCGGAGGGTGCGGTCCTGAGCTATCTGGGCAATCCCTTCTTTGTGCGTCGCTGA
- a CDS encoding small multi-drug export protein produces MAALGLSLAALAALAVAAVWYPGYAQLLAAVIATNLVFGRVTAMSLGYATGLDDLTVVLANLLIETILVLIFYPLFVFSWRGLLEVRTLRPYLRAVRETAERHHGTIRRYGLIGLFIFVWSPIWMTGPVVGCAIGVLLGLSMRVTLGVVLAGTYLAILGWAFAMRQLHDQVAGFSPFGPVALFAVMVVIILGGYLLSRLVRRRRRTSGREGVD; encoded by the coding sequence ATGGCGGCACTCGGCCTGTCTCTTGCGGCCTTGGCCGCACTGGCGGTAGCCGCCGTGTGGTACCCGGGGTACGCGCAGTTGCTCGCGGCCGTCATCGCGACCAACCTGGTCTTCGGGCGCGTCACGGCCATGTCGCTCGGATACGCCACCGGACTGGATGACCTCACGGTGGTTCTGGCCAACCTCCTGATCGAGACGATCCTGGTCTTGATCTTCTACCCCTTGTTCGTCTTCAGCTGGCGCGGGCTGTTGGAAGTGAGAACCCTGCGGCCTTACCTGCGCGCAGTTCGGGAGACCGCGGAACGCCATCACGGGACGATTCGCCGTTACGGGCTCATCGGCCTCTTCATCTTCGTTTGGTCGCCCATCTGGATGACCGGACCCGTCGTCGGCTGCGCCATCGGCGTCTTGCTGGGTCTCAGCATGCGGGTGACCTTGGGGGTCGTCTTGGCCGGAACCTACCTCGCCATCCTGGGCTGGGCGTTCGCCATGCGGCAGCTACACGACCAGGTCGCAGGATTCAGCCCCTTCGGCCCGGTGGCCTTGTTCGCCGTCATGGTGGTGATCATTCTCGGAGGATATCTGCTGAGCCGCCTGGTACGCCGCCGACGCCGGACATCGGGGCGCGAGGGTGTCGACTAG
- the mgtE gene encoding magnesium transporter — MTQPKARDTDAMHRHLRDVERLLARLRLVDTLVHRQKMPHQELVENITHRQNLGRLRRKLDRLHPADIAWILEALPVEDRLFVWDLVKAEKDGDILLEVSDAVRATLLGTMDAEEIRAAAETLDADELADLAPDLPPEIMQDVLASLDEEEQEQVRAAMSYPEGTVGALMDFDMVTVREDVTLEVVLRYLRRFDALPDHTDKIFVIDREERLRGVLTLESLLINDPETEVSKVMQSKSIVSFSPDDSADSAANAFERYDLVSVPVVDSEKGVIGRLTVAEMVDHIREESEAEILSNAGLREEEDIFAPVIRSVKNRWAWLAINLVTAFIASRVIDLFEGSIEKLVALAALMPIVAGIGGNAGNQTITMIVRAIAMGQVQPSALWRLLRKELGVAVINGIVWGGVVGVAAWLLYGNYELGLVMTAAMTLNLLLAATAGVLIPLIRQRLGRDPALGSSVLITALTDSGGFFIFLGLATLFLL, encoded by the coding sequence ATGACACAACCTAAGGCTCGCGACACCGACGCCATGCATCGCCATCTGCGCGACGTCGAGCGACTGTTGGCACGCCTTCGGCTGGTCGACACCCTGGTGCATCGCCAGAAGATGCCGCATCAGGAGCTGGTGGAGAACATTACCCACAGGCAGAACCTGGGTCGGTTGCGCCGCAAGCTCGACCGTCTGCATCCGGCGGATATCGCCTGGATTCTCGAAGCCTTGCCCGTCGAGGATCGGTTGTTCGTGTGGGATCTGGTGAAGGCCGAGAAGGACGGGGACATCCTGCTCGAGGTCTCCGACGCGGTCCGCGCGACCCTGCTCGGGACGATGGACGCCGAGGAGATCAGGGCCGCTGCCGAGACCCTGGATGCCGACGAGCTGGCGGACCTGGCCCCCGATCTGCCGCCCGAGATCATGCAGGACGTCTTGGCCTCGCTCGATGAAGAGGAGCAGGAGCAGGTCCGTGCGGCCATGTCTTATCCGGAGGGCACCGTCGGCGCCCTGATGGACTTCGACATGGTGACGGTGCGCGAGGACGTCACCCTGGAGGTGGTGCTGCGGTATCTGCGTCGGTTCGATGCGCTGCCGGATCATACCGACAAGATCTTCGTGATCGACCGGGAGGAGCGTCTGCGCGGTGTTCTGACCCTGGAATCTCTGCTGATCAACGACCCCGAGACGGAGGTCTCCAAGGTCATGCAGTCCAAGTCGATCGTGAGCTTCTCTCCGGACGACAGCGCCGATTCGGCCGCCAACGCCTTCGAGCGCTACGACCTGGTCTCGGTCCCCGTGGTGGACAGCGAGAAGGGCGTGATCGGTCGCCTGACCGTCGCCGAGATGGTCGACCATATCCGGGAGGAGTCCGAGGCCGAGATCCTGAGCAATGCCGGTCTGCGCGAGGAGGAAGACATCTTCGCGCCCGTGATCCGCTCGGTGAAGAACCGCTGGGCCTGGTTGGCCATCAATTTGGTGACCGCCTTCATCGCCTCGCGCGTCATCGATCTGTTCGAGGGCTCGATCGAGAAGCTGGTGGCCCTCGCCGCACTCATGCCGATCGTCGCCGGCATCGGTGGCAACGCGGGCAACCAGACCATCACCATGATCGTGCGCGCGATCGCGATGGGACAGGTTCAGCCGTCCGCCCTGTGGCGGCTGTTGCGTAAGGAGCTCGGCGTGGCCGTGATCAACGGCATCGTCTGGGGCGGGGTCGTCGGCGTGGCGGCCTGGCTGCTCTACGGCAATTACGAGCTGGGTCTGGTCATGACCGCGGCCATGACGCTCAATTTGCTCCTTGCGGCGACCGCCGGGGTGCTGATTCCCTTGATCCGCCAGCGGTTGGGCCGGGATCCGGCGCTCGGCAGCTCCGTGTTGATCACCGCCTTGACCGACTCGGGCGGTTTCTTCATCTTTCTCGGGCTGGCGACCCTGTTCTTGCTTTAA
- a CDS encoding ABC transporter substrate-binding protein codes for MTLRRIAVVSLLLIGLALIALGFMLPGGERLIRENLPLETHVTVLAPGDDGTILAATQAGEIWRFDGTGWEQEDAGLGGRLVLALRGEPSRSRHPIGTATGLVSASGLVPPGNPRVSDVLGTASGLLAATPEGLWVHADDTWHRPLSDVPLYRLAEQRRDGRIQLHAATIGEGVYSASIETLLSPWTANSRGLPDGVKALCFAVTEGGMLLVGTDRGLYRQAAPGETWEALAPFPRERRVLALYRAPPDARGLQRLWIGTDDGLSALDLAETRDALSVAGPLRSFDALWEPPETGVSWILPVAGDGLMVSAGAVYRLSAVRYPGWYRFVLAGILLLLVGGWLWLGFNPEPARDGA; via the coding sequence ATGACCCTACGCCGCATCGCGGTGGTATCGCTGCTGCTGATCGGGCTCGCACTGATCGCGCTCGGATTCATGCTGCCGGGCGGCGAGCGCCTGATCCGCGAGAATCTGCCGTTGGAGACGCATGTGACGGTCCTCGCGCCGGGTGATGACGGGACTATCCTGGCCGCCACCCAAGCCGGCGAGATCTGGCGCTTCGACGGCACCGGTTGGGAGCAGGAGGATGCCGGACTCGGAGGGCGCTTGGTGCTGGCGCTGCGCGGGGAGCCGAGCCGTAGCCGTCATCCGATCGGGACGGCGACCGGACTCGTGTCCGCGTCCGGCCTTGTGCCGCCCGGCAACCCGCGGGTCAGCGATGTCCTGGGAACCGCGTCGGGCCTCTTGGCGGCGACACCCGAGGGTCTGTGGGTGCATGCCGACGACACCTGGCATCGTCCGCTCTCGGACGTCCCGCTGTATCGGCTGGCCGAGCAGCGGCGCGACGGTCGCATCCAATTGCACGCCGCAACGATCGGCGAGGGCGTCTACTCCGCCTCGATCGAAACGCTCTTGTCGCCCTGGACAGCGAACAGTCGCGGGCTCCCCGACGGCGTGAAGGCGCTTTGCTTCGCCGTGACCGAGGGCGGCATGCTCCTCGTCGGGACGGATCGGGGCCTCTATCGGCAGGCCGCACCGGGCGAGACGTGGGAGGCGTTGGCGCCGTTCCCGCGCGAGCGCCGCGTCCTCGCGCTGTATCGTGCGCCGCCGGACGCGCGCGGTCTGCAGCGGCTGTGGATCGGCACGGATGATGGTCTGTCCGCGCTCGATCTTGCGGAGACGCGCGACGCGCTCTCGGTGGCCGGCCCGCTGCGATCCTTCGATGCACTCTGGGAGCCGCCCGAGACGGGTGTGAGCTGGATCCTTCCCGTGGCGGGGGACGGCCTGATGGTCAGCGCCGGCGCTGTTTATCGTTTGAGTGCGGTGCGTTATCCGGGTTGGTACCGGTTCGTGCTGGCCGGTATCCTGTTGCTTCTTGTCGGCGGTTGGCTGTGGCTCGGATTCAACCCGGAGCCGGCCCGCGACGGCGCCTAA
- a CDS encoding tryptophanase has protein sequence MSEVKFYSGESVPLEMHKVRIVQKLHLVPIEQRHAAITEAGNNTFLLKNRDIFLDMLTDSGVNAMSDRQQAAMMVADDSYAGSETFYRLEDKIREIFGTRYFLPAHQGRACENILSQVLVRPGTIVPTNYHFTTTKAHITLNGGTVEEIFTSDALEVTSEKPFKGDMDLEKLRALIAEQGAERIAFVRCEAGTNLIGGQPVSLKNMRDVGRICREHGILAVLDASLLADNLYFNKIREPECRDMSLRDITRAVADQYDLIYFSARKLGCARGGGICMNNEDLYKTIREKITLYEGFLTYGGMSVREIEAITVGLEETMDMDMVSQGPQFIRFMVEELARKGVPVITPPGGLGCHIDARAFLSHVPQTEYPAGALGSALYLVGGVRGMERGTLSEQRNPDGSEKLADMELLRLALPRRVFTMSQVKYAVDRIVWLYENRHLVGGLRFVEEPSILRFFFGRLVPTSGWQEALVAKFRADLGDSL, from the coding sequence GTGTCCGAAGTCAAATTTTACTCCGGTGAATCCGTTCCGCTGGAGATGCACAAGGTCCGCATTGTCCAGAAACTTCATCTCGTCCCGATCGAGCAGCGTCATGCGGCCATCACCGAGGCGGGCAACAACACCTTTCTGCTCAAGAACCGCGACATCTTCCTGGATATGCTGACCGACAGCGGCGTCAACGCCATGAGCGATCGGCAGCAGGCGGCCATGATGGTCGCCGACGACAGCTACGCCGGCTCCGAGACCTTCTATCGCTTGGAGGATAAGATCCGGGAGATCTTCGGGACGCGCTACTTCCTGCCGGCCCATCAAGGGCGCGCTTGCGAGAATATCCTCTCCCAGGTGCTCGTGCGGCCGGGCACGATCGTGCCGACGAACTACCACTTCACGACGACCAAGGCACACATCACGCTCAACGGGGGCACGGTCGAGGAGATCTTCACGTCCGATGCGCTGGAGGTGACCAGCGAAAAGCCCTTCAAAGGCGATATGGACCTCGAGAAGCTCCGGGCCTTGATCGCGGAGCAGGGTGCCGAGCGGATCGCCTTCGTGCGCTGCGAGGCGGGCACGAACCTGATCGGCGGACAGCCCGTGTCGTTGAAGAACATGCGCGATGTCGGCCGGATCTGCCGCGAGCACGGCATCCTGGCCGTGCTCGATGCCAGCCTCTTGGCCGACAACCTCTACTTCAACAAGATCCGCGAGCCCGAGTGTCGTGACATGAGCCTGCGCGATATCACCCGTGCCGTGGCCGACCAGTACGACCTCATCTATTTCTCCGCCCGCAAGCTGGGCTGCGCGCGCGGCGGCGGGATCTGCATGAACAACGAGGATCTCTACAAGACGATCCGCGAGAAGATCACCCTCTACGAAGGTTTCCTCACCTACGGCGGCATGTCGGTCCGCGAGATCGAGGCCATCACGGTCGGTCTCGAGGAGACGATGGACATGGACATGGTCAGCCAGGGTCCGCAGTTCATTCGCTTCATGGTCGAGGAGCTGGCCCGCAAGGGCGTGCCGGTGATCACGCCGCCCGGCGGACTGGGCTGTCACATCGACGCGCGGGCCTTCCTCTCGCACGTCCCCCAAACCGAGTATCCCGCCGGTGCGCTGGGCTCCGCCCTCTATCTCGTCGGCGGCGTTCGCGGTATGGAGCGCGGCACGCTCTCCGAGCAGCGCAATCCGGACGGAAGCGAGAAGCTCGCCGACATGGAGCTGCTGCGGCTCGCCTTGCCGCGCCGGGTCTTCACCATGTCGCAGGTGAAGTACGCCGTCGACCGCATCGTCTGGCTGTACGAGAACCGCCATCTGGTGGGCGGTCTGCGCTTCGTCGAGGAGCCGAGCATCCTGCGCTTCTTCTTCGGACGTCTCGTTCCGACCTCCGGCTGGCAGGAGGCGCTGGTGGCCAAATTCCGCGCCGATCTGGGCGACAGCTTGTAG
- a CDS encoding class II 3-deoxy-7-phosphoheptulonate synthase has product MNDWSPSSWQSHRALQQATYPDPAALEAALAELRGLPPLVTSWEIQSLKRQLAEAANGDGFLLQGGDCAEGFADCQSDIIANKLKILLQMSLVLVEGLKQRVIRVGRIAGQYTKPRSADTETRNGITLPSYRGDLINGPDFTPESRTPDPRRLLLGHGRAALTLNFIRALSEGGFADLQHPENWDLAFMANSPRARDYRKVVESLGESLRFMKAVGAGSGELARVQFFTSHEALHLHYEQALTRQVRQFPGWFDLSAHMPWIGLRTADPDGAHVELMRGIANPVGVKLGGELSPEWLEALVERLNPQREPGRLVLIHRFGADRIEHELPPMIETVRRTGSPVLWVCDPMHGNTETTAKGYKTRRFEKILEELSLAFDIHRESGGRLGGVHFELTGDDVTECLGGARGLDEVGLERAYVTQVDPRLNYEQALEMAMAVVRKLRS; this is encoded by the coding sequence ATGAACGACTGGTCTCCAAGCTCCTGGCAGTCGCACAGGGCACTGCAACAGGCGACCTATCCGGATCCGGCGGCACTCGAGGCCGCCCTGGCGGAGCTGCGCGGCCTGCCTCCGCTGGTGACCTCCTGGGAGATCCAGTCGCTCAAGCGCCAGTTGGCCGAGGCGGCGAACGGCGATGGTTTTCTGCTTCAAGGCGGCGACTGCGCGGAGGGATTCGCCGACTGCCAATCCGACATCATCGCCAATAAGCTCAAGATCCTGCTCCAGATGAGCCTGGTGCTGGTGGAAGGGCTCAAGCAGCGGGTGATCCGGGTCGGGCGCATCGCCGGGCAGTACACCAAACCACGCTCGGCGGATACCGAGACCCGCAACGGCATCACCTTGCCCAGCTATCGCGGCGATTTGATCAACGGTCCCGACTTCACCCCGGAGTCGAGAACCCCCGATCCTCGGCGCCTCTTGCTCGGTCACGGCCGAGCGGCCCTGACCCTCAACTTCATCCGTGCCCTCTCCGAGGGCGGGTTTGCCGATCTGCAGCATCCCGAGAACTGGGACTTGGCCTTCATGGCCAATTCACCGCGCGCGCGGGACTACCGCAAGGTGGTCGAGTCGCTCGGGGAATCACTGCGGTTCATGAAGGCGGTGGGTGCCGGCTCGGGCGAGCTGGCGCGGGTGCAGTTCTTCACCAGTCACGAGGCCCTGCATCTGCATTACGAGCAGGCGCTGACACGGCAGGTCAGGCAGTTTCCGGGCTGGTTCGATCTGAGCGCCCACATGCCCTGGATCGGTCTGCGTACCGCCGATCCGGACGGTGCGCACGTGGAGCTCATGCGCGGTATCGCCAATCCGGTCGGGGTCAAGCTCGGCGGCGAGCTCTCGCCCGAGTGGCTCGAGGCATTGGTGGAGCGGCTGAATCCGCAGCGTGAGCCGGGACGCTTGGTCCTGATCCATCGCTTCGGCGCCGATCGGATCGAGCATGAGCTGCCGCCGATGATCGAGACCGTCCGGCGCACCGGCAGTCCGGTCCTCTGGGTCTGCGATCCCATGCACGGCAACACCGAGACGACGGCGAAGGGCTACAAGACCCGGCGCTTCGAGAAGATACTGGAGGAGTTGTCCCTGGCCTTCGACATCCATCGCGAGTCGGGAGGCCGCCTCGGCGGCGTCCATTTCGAGTTGACCGGGGACGATGTGACGGAATGCTTGGGAGGTGCTCGCGGATTGGACGAGGTCGGCCTGGAGCGCGCCTACGTCACCCAGGTCGATCCCCGTCTGAACTACGAGCAGGCCCTGGAGATGGCGATGGCCGTCGTGCGCAAACTGCGCAGTTGA
- a CDS encoding ExeA family protein, giving the protein MYPKYFGLKEPSFSIAPDPHYLFLSEQHKEALAHLLYGAGESGGFVLLTGEVGTGKTTVCRAFLEQLPEGVEVALILNPAVTANELLLNICDEFRIPVPEGERSVKALVDRLNVYLLDAHGKGRRPVLIIDEAQSLRPKVLEQVRLLTNLETSKHKLLQIFLIGQPELRRLLERDALRQINQRVTARFHLRPFTREETGDYIRHRVAVAGVDRPLFSAAAIRRIYSCSGGVPRLVNILCDRALLGACVTRSSQVTPAIVKRAAREVQGESIDKPPRPAVRPGFAAAAAFVLAMIAGWLGYAWVSEDAAGLLADLLTGERTLSAAAPRAGEGPGEGAAPESPISLLVASDGAADGAPPGSVGLAASGEEVPGEDAPIDAASADTLPQIDPARFEPDALAETLARIAMPESDALRLLLLRWGVEVESLPAGDPCARVASFGLGCERGQGDLDELRLFDRPALLRVQDAGGARRFLALSALDESFGTLALPSGDELAPLDRLKSVWTGDYILVWQPPPTGSALIGPGTSGESVRWLRDLLAKVPASGLPASDSNYYDTELTRSVRAFQASRGLVADGIAGPRTLMQLHNAVDLPGVPRLVRSSDASEPASTEPTEP; this is encoded by the coding sequence GTGTATCCCAAGTATTTCGGGCTTAAAGAGCCCAGCTTCTCTATTGCGCCGGATCCCCATTATCTGTTCCTGAGCGAGCAGCATAAGGAGGCACTCGCGCATCTTCTCTACGGGGCGGGGGAGAGCGGCGGCTTCGTTCTTCTCACCGGCGAGGTGGGGACGGGCAAGACGACCGTCTGTCGCGCCTTCCTCGAGCAGCTTCCGGAGGGGGTCGAGGTTGCCTTGATCCTCAATCCCGCGGTCACCGCCAACGAGCTGCTGCTCAACATCTGCGACGAGTTTCGGATTCCGGTGCCCGAGGGCGAGCGTTCCGTGAAGGCGTTGGTCGATCGGCTCAACGTCTATTTGCTGGACGCGCACGGCAAGGGTCGTCGACCCGTGCTGATCATCGACGAGGCACAGAGCCTGCGTCCGAAGGTCCTGGAGCAGGTGCGTCTGCTCACCAATCTGGAGACCAGCAAGCACAAGCTCCTGCAGATCTTTCTGATCGGCCAACCCGAGCTGCGGCGTCTGCTCGAGCGCGATGCCCTGCGTCAGATCAACCAGCGGGTGACTGCGCGTTTTCACCTGCGGCCCTTCACGCGCGAGGAGACCGGCGACTATATCCGCCATCGGGTCGCGGTTGCCGGTGTGGATCGTCCCTTGTTTAGCGCTGCGGCGATTCGACGGATCTACAGCTGCTCCGGCGGTGTCCCGCGCCTGGTCAATATCCTCTGCGATCGCGCGCTGCTCGGTGCCTGCGTGACGCGCAGCTCTCAGGTGACACCGGCCATCGTCAAGCGAGCGGCGCGCGAGGTACAAGGCGAGTCGATCGATAAGCCGCCTCGCCCGGCGGTGCGCCCCGGATTCGCCGCCGCTGCCGCATTTGTCCTCGCGATGATCGCAGGCTGGCTCGGCTATGCCTGGGTGTCCGAGGACGCCGCGGGGCTCCTGGCCGATCTTCTCACGGGTGAGCGCACCCTCTCGGCCGCAGCGCCGCGTGCCGGCGAGGGGCCGGGAGAGGGCGCTGCCCCGGAATCGCCGATTTCGCTGCTCGTTGCGTCCGACGGGGCTGCGGATGGGGCGCCGCCCGGGTCGGTCGGTCTTGCGGCCTCCGGCGAGGAGGTTCCGGGCGAAGACGCGCCGATCGACGCCGCTTCGGCGGACACCCTCCCGCAGATCGACCCTGCGCGCTTCGAGCCGGACGCCCTTGCCGAAACGCTTGCCCGCATCGCCATGCCCGAGTCCGACGCCCTGCGCCTGCTGTTGCTGCGTTGGGGTGTGGAGGTCGAGAGTCTCCCGGCCGGCGACCCCTGCGCGCGTGTCGCCTCGTTCGGACTCGGGTGCGAGCGCGGGCAGGGCGACCTCGACGAGCTGCGTCTTTTCGATCGTCCGGCCTTGCTCCGCGTCCAGGACGCGGGGGGCGCTCGGCGTTTCCTCGCCCTGAGCGCGCTCGATGAGTCGTTCGGTACGCTTGCCCTGCCGAGCGGGGACGAGCTGGCGCCGCTTGATCGGCTGAAGTCCGTCTGGACCGGCGATTACATCCTGGTGTGGCAGCCGCCGCCGACCGGGTCGGCGCTGATCGGTCCGGGCACCTCCGGGGAGTCGGTGCGGTGGTTGCGGGATCTGTTGGCGAAGGTACCGGCCTCGGGGCTTCCGGCCAGCGATTCCAATTATTACGATACGGAGCTGACACGTTCGGTCCGGGCGTTCCAGGCGTCGCGCGGCTTGGTCGCGGACGGGATCGCCGGTCCGCGCACACTCATGCAATTGCACAACGCTGTCGATCTACCCGGAGTCCCCAGGCTGGTCCGGTCATCCGACGCGTCCGAGCCCGCGAGTACGGAGCCCACGGAGCCATGA
- the folD gene encoding bifunctional methylenetetrahydrofolate dehydrogenase/methenyltetrahydrofolate cyclohydrolase FolD, with product MSAHILDGKAVAAEIRVEIRNRVDTILAAGGRPPGLAVVLVGENPASQVYVRNKRKACAEVGFYSEMHELPATVDQADLIDLIDRLNADPKIDGILVQLPLPEQIDEAAVTDCILPTKDVDGFHPDNVGRLVLRRPLLRPCTPKGVMTLLERTGRPIEGLDAVIIGQSNIVGRPMALELLAARCTITVCHSRTKDLAEKARGADILVAALGRPRFIPGDWIKDGAILIDVGINRTAEGTLVGDLDFAPCAERASWITPVPGGVGPMTIASLLENTLQAAELHAALVINA from the coding sequence ATGAGCGCACACATTTTGGACGGCAAGGCCGTCGCCGCGGAGATCCGCGTCGAGATTCGCAACCGCGTCGACACCATCCTGGCGGCAGGCGGACGCCCGCCGGGCCTCGCCGTCGTGCTGGTCGGCGAGAACCCGGCCTCTCAGGTCTACGTGCGCAACAAGCGCAAGGCCTGCGCCGAGGTCGGTTTCTACTCCGAGATGCATGAGCTGCCGGCGACAGTCGACCAAGCGGACCTCATCGATCTCATCGACCGACTCAACGCCGACCCGAAGATCGACGGCATCCTGGTCCAGCTCCCGCTGCCCGAGCAGATCGATGAGGCCGCGGTGACCGACTGCATCCTGCCGACCAAAGACGTCGACGGCTTCCACCCGGACAACGTCGGCCGCTTGGTGCTGCGCCGGCCGCTGCTGCGCCCCTGCACGCCGAAGGGCGTGATGACACTGCTCGAGCGCACCGGACGACCGATCGAAGGACTGGACGCCGTGATCATCGGACAATCCAACATCGTCGGCCGCCCAATGGCCCTGGAGCTGCTTGCCGCGCGCTGCACCATCACCGTCTGCCACAGCCGAACCAAGGATCTCGCCGAGAAGGCCCGCGGGGCCGATATCCTGGTCGCGGCACTCGGACGCCCGCGCTTCATCCCGGGCGACTGGATCAAGGACGGCGCGATCCTGATCGACGTCGGCATCAACCGCACCGCCGAGGGCACCCTGGTCGGGGATCTGGACTTCGCGCCCTGCGCCGAGCGCGCCTCCTGGATCACGCCCGTGCCCGGCGGGGTCGGACCCATGACCATCGCCAGTCTGCTCGAGAACACGCTCCAGGCCGCGGAGCTGCATGCCGCGCTGGTGATAAACGCGTAG